Proteins encoded together in one Prunus dulcis chromosome 3, ALMONDv2, whole genome shotgun sequence window:
- the LOC117621243 gene encoding sulfite exporter TauE/SafE family protein 3-like: protein MAGKIGTLGVGFLVLLALSSAAVSAREEMLGSQPSSQNITGKEVQSHLGYKHVWPDIRFGGKIAVGTMIAFVGAAFGSVGGVGGGGFFIPMLTLIIGFDQKSSIAVSKCMITGTATATVMYNLRQRHPTLDLPIIDYDLALLFQPVLVLGISIGVSLNVVLSDWMITILLFIVLLGVSTKSFFKGVETWKRETITKKNMFDASKQLQSNDVEDKYIPEGPSNGTLTETKEPERTAVPVLDNVRWKELGVIVAVWTIILALQIVKNYVTKCSLTYWLVEFSQIPVAVGVTSYQAVKLYKGQRVIASMGEETTKWPLYKLVSYCACGTAAGMLGGLLGLGGAFMLGPMFLEMGIPPQVSSATATFAMTFSSSMSVVEYYLLNRFPVPYALYFAAVTTVSAITGQHVAGKVIKKLGRASLIIFILAFTVFMSSLMLGGIGIKNMIKNIEHKDSLGFQNICT, encoded by the exons ATGGCTGGTAAGATTGGAACTCTTGGAGTTGGTTTTCTGGTTTTATTAGCATTATCATCTGCAGCAGTTTCAGCACGTGAAGAAATGTTGGGCTCACAACCTTCAAGCCAGAATATTACTGGGAAAGAGGTTCAATCTCACTTGGGTTATAAGCATGTGTGGCCT GATATCAGATTTGGCGGGAAAATCGCGGTGGGTACGATGATTGCATTTGTTGGAGCAGCATTTGGGAGTGTGGGAGGTGTTGGTGGGGGTGGCTTTTTCATCCCAATGCTCACCCTCATTATTGGATTTGACCAGAAATCATCAATTGCAGTCTCCAAAt GTATGATCACAGGCACAGCAACTGCAACGGTCATGTATAATTTAAGGCAAAGGCATCCTACACTTGACCTGCCCATCATTGACTATGATCTCGCTCTTCTTTTCCAACCTGTGTTGGTTCTTGGGATCAGCATTGGTGTTTCTTTGAATGTGGTTCTTTCTGACTGGATGATCACCATCCTACTATTTATTGTGCTCTTAG GGGTATCAACTAAGTCGTTCTTCAAGGGTGTTGAGACATGGAAAAGAGAAACTATAACTAAAAAG aacatgtttgatgctTCAAAACAGTTGCAATCAAATG ATGTTGAAGACAAATATATTCCGGAAGGCCCAAGCAATGGCACTCTAACAGAAACCAAGGAACCTGAACGAACAGCG GTTCCTGTACTAGATAATGTTCGCTGGAAGGAACTTGGAGTAATTGTTGCTGTATGGACCATAATATTGGCATTGCAGATTGTTAAG AATTATGTGACAAAATGTTCACTGACATATTGGTTGGTAGAATTCTCACAG ATTCCGGTGGCTGTTGGTGTAACTTCATATCAGGCAGTTAAACTGTACAAAGGCCAGAGAGTAATTGCATCCATGGGAGAAGAAACCACAAAGTGGCCATTGTACAAGCTTGTTTCTTATTGTGCCTGTGGCACAGCAGCTGGTATGCTTGGTGGATTGCTTGGCCTCGGTGGAGCGTTTATGTTGGGTCCAATGTTTTTGGAGATGGGAATTCCTCCTCAG GTGTCAAGTGCCACGGCCACCTTTGCCATGACATTCTCTTCATCCATGTCTGTTGTAGAATACTACCTCCTAAACCGCTTTCCAGTTCCCTACG CTCTCTACTTTGCTGCTGTGACTACTGTTTCTGCAATCACGGGGCAACATGTGGCAGGAAAGGTGATTAAGAAATTAGGAAGAGCATCTTTGATTATCTTCATTCTAGCTTTCACAGTATTTATGAGTTCACTGATGTTAG GTGGGATTGGCATAAAAAACATGATTAAAAATATTGAGCATAAAGATTCCTTGGGATTTCAGAACATCTGCACTTGA